One window of the Saccopteryx leptura isolate mSacLep1 chromosome 9, mSacLep1_pri_phased_curated, whole genome shotgun sequence genome contains the following:
- the LSR gene encoding lipolysis-stimulated lipoprotein receptor isoform X3: MHPFQPWCAPRPLPSGYPAGDARTQLSQTAAMAPVVHPLAWVLGFYPGTPGWGAIVFMWLFLGTLCTAPASAIQVTVSDPYHVVILFQPVTLPCTYQLTTTPTAPIVIWKYKSFCRDRIADAFSPASVDNQLNAQLAAGNPGYNPYVECQDSVRTVRVVATKQGNAVTLGDYYQGRRITITGNADLTFDQTAWGDSGVYYCSVVSAQDLQGNNEAYAELIVLDWLFVVVVCLAVFLVFLLLGICWCQCCPHTCCCYVRCPCCPDRCCCPEALYAAGKAATSGVPSIYAPSTYAFPAKTLPSATMIPMAPVYNGYSGDFDRNSSGGYSSQVPLLRDAESSVTSEVRSGYRIQASQQDDSMRVLYYMEKELANFDPSRPAPPNSRVERAMSEVTSLHEDDWRSRPARGPALTPIQDEEWGRHSPQSPRRWEQEPLTERPKSGWGAGRPRARSVDALDDLTRPGSIESGKRSPPSNGRRGRAYASPRSRSRDDLYDQDHRGFPNSQEPHFDDFKSRDRPHADPRSRYHRSRDPRNDGSKSGDPHYDGRLLEEALRKKGPVERRPYREEEEAYYPPAPPPYSETDSQASRERRLKKNLALSRESLVV; this comes from the exons ATGCACCCCTTCCAGCCTTGGTGCGCACCGCGCCCCCTACCCTCCGGGTACCCAGCAGGGGACGCGCGGACCCAACTATCCCAGACCGCCGCGATGGCGCCAGTGGTCCACCCGCTGGCGTGGGTTCTGGGCTTTTATCCGGGCACCCCGGGTTGGGGCGCGATCGTCTTCATGTGGCTATTTCTTGGCACTCTGTGCACAG CCCCTGCCAGTGCCATCCAGGTGACTGTGTCAGACCCCTATCATGTGGTGATACTCTTCCAGCCTGTGACCCTGCCCTGCACCTACCAGTTGACCACGACCCCCACGGCACCCATCGTGATCTGGAAGTACAAGTCTTTCTGCCGGGATCGCATCGCTGACGCCTTCTCTCCAGCCAGTGTTGACAACCAGCTCAATGCCCAGCTGGCAGCTGGTAACCCGGGCTACAACCCCTATGTGGAGTGTCAGGATAGCGTGCGCACCGTTAGGGTTGTAGCCACTAAGCAAGGCAATGCTGTGACCCTGGGAGACTACTACCAGGGCCGGAGGATCACCATAACAGGAA ATGCTGACCTGACCTTTGACCAGACGGCTTGGGGGGACAGTGGTGTGTATTACTGCTCTGTAGTCTCCGCTCAGGACCTCCAGGGGAACAACGAGGCCTATGCAGAGCTCATTGTCCTTG ACTGGCTGTTTGTGGTAGTTGTCTGCCTAGCTGTCTTCCTTGTCTTCCTCCTCCTGGGCATCTGCTGGTGTCAGTGCTGCCCGCACACCTGCTGCTGTTACGTCAGGTGCCCCTGCTGCCCGGACAGGTGCTGCTGCCCAGAGGCTT TGTATGCTGCTGGCAAAGCAGCCACCTCAGGAGTCCCGAGCATCTATGCCCCCAGCACCTATGCTTTCCCTGCCAAGACCCTACCTTCAGCAACCATGATTCCCATGGCCCCTGTCTATAATGGGTATTCTGGAGACTTCGACAGGAATAGTTCAG GTGGCTATAGCTCCCAGGTACCCCTGCTTCGTGATGCAGAGAGCAGTGTGACCTCTG AAGTTCGTAGTGGCTACAGGATTCAAGCCAGCCAGCAGGATGACTCCATGCGGGTCTTGTACTATATGGAGAAAGAACTGGCCAACTTTGACCCTTCTCGACCTGCCCCCCCCAACAGCCGTGTAGAGAGGG CCATGAGTGAAGTCACCTCCCTCCATGAAGATGACTGGAGATCTCGGCCTGCCCGGGGCCCTGCCCTCACCCCAATCCAGGATGAGGAATGGGGTCGTCACTCCCCTCAGAGTCCCAGGAGGTGGGAGCAAGAACCCCTCACAGAGCGGCCCAAGAGTGGCTGGGGCGCCGGGCGGCCCCGGGCCCGCTCTGTGGATGCTCTGGATGACCTCACACGGCCAGGCTCTATTGAATCTGGGAAGCGGTCTCCTCCAAGTAATGGGAGGAGAGGCCGAGCTTACGCATCTCCCCGAAGCCGTAGCCGTGATGACCTCTACGATCAAGACCACAGGGGATTTCCAAACTCCCAAGAACCCCACTTTGATGACTTCAAGTCTAGAGACCGACCTCATGCTGACCCGAGGTCCCGCTACCACCGCTCCCGGGACCCTCGGAATGATGGCTCTAAGTCCGGGGACCCCCACTATGATGGGCGGCTTCTGGAAGAGGCCTTAAGGAAAAAGGGGCCAGTAGAGAGGAGGCCTTATAGGGAAGAAGAGGAGGCCTACTACCCTCCAGCGCCTCCTCCTTACTCTGAGACCGACTCCCAGGCCTCACGGGAGCGGAGGCTTAAGAAG aaCTTGGCCCTGAGTCGGGAAAGTTTAGTCGTCTGA
- the LSR gene encoding lipolysis-stimulated lipoprotein receptor isoform X5, translating into MHPFQPWCAPRPLPSGYPAGDARTQLSQTAAMAPVVHPLAWVLGFYPGTPGWGAIVFMWLFLGTLCTAPASAIQVTVSDPYHVVILFQPVTLPCTYQLTTTPTAPIVIWKYKSFCRDRIADAFSPASVDNQLNAQLAAGNPGYNPYVECQDSVRTVRVVATKQGNAVTLGDYYQGRRITITGNADLTFDQTAWGDSGVYYCSVVSAQDLQGNNEAYAELIVLDWLFVVVVCLAVFLVFLLLGICWCQCCPHTCCCYVRCPCCPDRCCCPEALYAAGKAATSGVPSIYAPSTYAFPAKTLPSATMIPMAPVYNGYSGDFDRNSSGGYSSQVPLLRDAESSVTSVRSGYRIQASQQDDSMRVLYYMEKELANFDPSRPAPPNSRVERAMSEVTSLHEDDWRSRPARGPALTPIQDEEWGRHSPQSPRRWEQEPLTERPKSGWGAGRPRARSVDALDDLTRPGSIESGKRSPPSNGRRGRAYASPRSRSRDDLYDQDHRGFPNSQEPHFDDFKSRDRPHADPRSRYHRSRDPRNDGSKSGDPHYDGRLLEEALRKKGPVERRPYREEEEAYYPPAPPPYSETDSQASRERRLKKNLALSRESLVV; encoded by the exons ATGCACCCCTTCCAGCCTTGGTGCGCACCGCGCCCCCTACCCTCCGGGTACCCAGCAGGGGACGCGCGGACCCAACTATCCCAGACCGCCGCGATGGCGCCAGTGGTCCACCCGCTGGCGTGGGTTCTGGGCTTTTATCCGGGCACCCCGGGTTGGGGCGCGATCGTCTTCATGTGGCTATTTCTTGGCACTCTGTGCACAG CCCCTGCCAGTGCCATCCAGGTGACTGTGTCAGACCCCTATCATGTGGTGATACTCTTCCAGCCTGTGACCCTGCCCTGCACCTACCAGTTGACCACGACCCCCACGGCACCCATCGTGATCTGGAAGTACAAGTCTTTCTGCCGGGATCGCATCGCTGACGCCTTCTCTCCAGCCAGTGTTGACAACCAGCTCAATGCCCAGCTGGCAGCTGGTAACCCGGGCTACAACCCCTATGTGGAGTGTCAGGATAGCGTGCGCACCGTTAGGGTTGTAGCCACTAAGCAAGGCAATGCTGTGACCCTGGGAGACTACTACCAGGGCCGGAGGATCACCATAACAGGAA ATGCTGACCTGACCTTTGACCAGACGGCTTGGGGGGACAGTGGTGTGTATTACTGCTCTGTAGTCTCCGCTCAGGACCTCCAGGGGAACAACGAGGCCTATGCAGAGCTCATTGTCCTTG ACTGGCTGTTTGTGGTAGTTGTCTGCCTAGCTGTCTTCCTTGTCTTCCTCCTCCTGGGCATCTGCTGGTGTCAGTGCTGCCCGCACACCTGCTGCTGTTACGTCAGGTGCCCCTGCTGCCCGGACAGGTGCTGCTGCCCAGAGGCTT TGTATGCTGCTGGCAAAGCAGCCACCTCAGGAGTCCCGAGCATCTATGCCCCCAGCACCTATGCTTTCCCTGCCAAGACCCTACCTTCAGCAACCATGATTCCCATGGCCCCTGTCTATAATGGGTATTCTGGAGACTTCGACAGGAATAGTTCAG GTGGCTATAGCTCCCAGGTACCCCTGCTTCGTGATGCAGAGAGCAGTGTGACCTCTG TTCGTAGTGGCTACAGGATTCAAGCCAGCCAGCAGGATGACTCCATGCGGGTCTTGTACTATATGGAGAAAGAACTGGCCAACTTTGACCCTTCTCGACCTGCCCCCCCCAACAGCCGTGTAGAGAGGG CCATGAGTGAAGTCACCTCCCTCCATGAAGATGACTGGAGATCTCGGCCTGCCCGGGGCCCTGCCCTCACCCCAATCCAGGATGAGGAATGGGGTCGTCACTCCCCTCAGAGTCCCAGGAGGTGGGAGCAAGAACCCCTCACAGAGCGGCCCAAGAGTGGCTGGGGCGCCGGGCGGCCCCGGGCCCGCTCTGTGGATGCTCTGGATGACCTCACACGGCCAGGCTCTATTGAATCTGGGAAGCGGTCTCCTCCAAGTAATGGGAGGAGAGGCCGAGCTTACGCATCTCCCCGAAGCCGTAGCCGTGATGACCTCTACGATCAAGACCACAGGGGATTTCCAAACTCCCAAGAACCCCACTTTGATGACTTCAAGTCTAGAGACCGACCTCATGCTGACCCGAGGTCCCGCTACCACCGCTCCCGGGACCCTCGGAATGATGGCTCTAAGTCCGGGGACCCCCACTATGATGGGCGGCTTCTGGAAGAGGCCTTAAGGAAAAAGGGGCCAGTAGAGAGGAGGCCTTATAGGGAAGAAGAGGAGGCCTACTACCCTCCAGCGCCTCCTCCTTACTCTGAGACCGACTCCCAGGCCTCACGGGAGCGGAGGCTTAAGAAG aaCTTGGCCCTGAGTCGGGAAAGTTTAGTCGTCTGA
- the LSR gene encoding lipolysis-stimulated lipoprotein receptor isoform X4, with protein MHPFQPWCAPRPLPSGYPAGDARTQLSQTAAMAPVVHPLAWVLGFYPGTPGWGAIVFMWLFLGTLCTAPASAIQVTVSDPYHVVILFQPVTLPCTYQLTTTPTAPIVIWKYKSFCRDRIADAFSPASVDNQLNAQLAAGNPGYNPYVECQDSVRTVRVVATKQGNAVTLGDYYQGRRITITGNADLTFDQTAWGDSGVYYCSVVSAQDLQGNNEAYAELIVLVYAAGKAATSGVPSIYAPSTYAFPAKTLPSATMIPMAPVYNGYSGDFDRNSSGGYSSQVPLLRDAESSVTSEVRSGYRIQASQQDDSMRVLYYMEKELANFDPSRPAPPNSRVERAMSEVTSLHEDDWRSRPARGPALTPIQDEEWGRHSPQSPRRWEQEPLTERPKSGWGAGRPRARSVDALDDLTRPGSIESGKRSPPSNGRRGRAYASPRSRSRDDLYDQDHRGFPNSQEPHFDDFKSRDRPHADPRSRYHRSRDPRNDGSKSGDPHYDGRLLEEALRKKGPVERRPYREEEEAYYPPAPPPYSETDSQASRERRLKKNLALSRESLVV; from the exons ATGCACCCCTTCCAGCCTTGGTGCGCACCGCGCCCCCTACCCTCCGGGTACCCAGCAGGGGACGCGCGGACCCAACTATCCCAGACCGCCGCGATGGCGCCAGTGGTCCACCCGCTGGCGTGGGTTCTGGGCTTTTATCCGGGCACCCCGGGTTGGGGCGCGATCGTCTTCATGTGGCTATTTCTTGGCACTCTGTGCACAG CCCCTGCCAGTGCCATCCAGGTGACTGTGTCAGACCCCTATCATGTGGTGATACTCTTCCAGCCTGTGACCCTGCCCTGCACCTACCAGTTGACCACGACCCCCACGGCACCCATCGTGATCTGGAAGTACAAGTCTTTCTGCCGGGATCGCATCGCTGACGCCTTCTCTCCAGCCAGTGTTGACAACCAGCTCAATGCCCAGCTGGCAGCTGGTAACCCGGGCTACAACCCCTATGTGGAGTGTCAGGATAGCGTGCGCACCGTTAGGGTTGTAGCCACTAAGCAAGGCAATGCTGTGACCCTGGGAGACTACTACCAGGGCCGGAGGATCACCATAACAGGAA ATGCTGACCTGACCTTTGACCAGACGGCTTGGGGGGACAGTGGTGTGTATTACTGCTCTGTAGTCTCCGCTCAGGACCTCCAGGGGAACAACGAGGCCTATGCAGAGCTCATTGTCCTTG TGTATGCTGCTGGCAAAGCAGCCACCTCAGGAGTCCCGAGCATCTATGCCCCCAGCACCTATGCTTTCCCTGCCAAGACCCTACCTTCAGCAACCATGATTCCCATGGCCCCTGTCTATAATGGGTATTCTGGAGACTTCGACAGGAATAGTTCAG GTGGCTATAGCTCCCAGGTACCCCTGCTTCGTGATGCAGAGAGCAGTGTGACCTCTG AAGTTCGTAGTGGCTACAGGATTCAAGCCAGCCAGCAGGATGACTCCATGCGGGTCTTGTACTATATGGAGAAAGAACTGGCCAACTTTGACCCTTCTCGACCTGCCCCCCCCAACAGCCGTGTAGAGAGGG CCATGAGTGAAGTCACCTCCCTCCATGAAGATGACTGGAGATCTCGGCCTGCCCGGGGCCCTGCCCTCACCCCAATCCAGGATGAGGAATGGGGTCGTCACTCCCCTCAGAGTCCCAGGAGGTGGGAGCAAGAACCCCTCACAGAGCGGCCCAAGAGTGGCTGGGGCGCCGGGCGGCCCCGGGCCCGCTCTGTGGATGCTCTGGATGACCTCACACGGCCAGGCTCTATTGAATCTGGGAAGCGGTCTCCTCCAAGTAATGGGAGGAGAGGCCGAGCTTACGCATCTCCCCGAAGCCGTAGCCGTGATGACCTCTACGATCAAGACCACAGGGGATTTCCAAACTCCCAAGAACCCCACTTTGATGACTTCAAGTCTAGAGACCGACCTCATGCTGACCCGAGGTCCCGCTACCACCGCTCCCGGGACCCTCGGAATGATGGCTCTAAGTCCGGGGACCCCCACTATGATGGGCGGCTTCTGGAAGAGGCCTTAAGGAAAAAGGGGCCAGTAGAGAGGAGGCCTTATAGGGAAGAAGAGGAGGCCTACTACCCTCCAGCGCCTCCTCCTTACTCTGAGACCGACTCCCAGGCCTCACGGGAGCGGAGGCTTAAGAAG aaCTTGGCCCTGAGTCGGGAAAGTTTAGTCGTCTGA
- the LSR gene encoding lipolysis-stimulated lipoprotein receptor isoform X2, translating to MHPFQPWCAPRPLPSGYPAGDARTQLSQTAAMAPVVHPLAWVLGFYPGTPGWGAIVFMWLFLGTLCTAPASAIQVTVSDPYHVVILFQPVTLPCTYQLTTTPTAPIVIWKYKSFCRDRIADAFSPASVDNQLNAQLAAGNPGYNPYVECQDSVRTVRVVATKQGNAVTLGDYYQGRRITITGNADLTFDQTAWGDSGVYYCSVVSAQDLQGNNEAYAELIVLGRTSGVAELLPGFQAGPMEDWLFVVVVCLAVFLVFLLLGICWCQCCPHTCCCYVRCPCCPDRCCCPEALYAAGKAATSGVPSIYAPSTYAFPAKTLPSATMIPMAPVYNGYSGDFDRNSSGGYSSQVPLLRDAESSVTSVRSGYRIQASQQDDSMRVLYYMEKELANFDPSRPAPPNSRVERAMSEVTSLHEDDWRSRPARGPALTPIQDEEWGRHSPQSPRRWEQEPLTERPKSGWGAGRPRARSVDALDDLTRPGSIESGKRSPPSNGRRGRAYASPRSRSRDDLYDQDHRGFPNSQEPHFDDFKSRDRPHADPRSRYHRSRDPRNDGSKSGDPHYDGRLLEEALRKKGPVERRPYREEEEAYYPPAPPPYSETDSQASRERRLKKNLALSRESLVV from the exons ATGCACCCCTTCCAGCCTTGGTGCGCACCGCGCCCCCTACCCTCCGGGTACCCAGCAGGGGACGCGCGGACCCAACTATCCCAGACCGCCGCGATGGCGCCAGTGGTCCACCCGCTGGCGTGGGTTCTGGGCTTTTATCCGGGCACCCCGGGTTGGGGCGCGATCGTCTTCATGTGGCTATTTCTTGGCACTCTGTGCACAG CCCCTGCCAGTGCCATCCAGGTGACTGTGTCAGACCCCTATCATGTGGTGATACTCTTCCAGCCTGTGACCCTGCCCTGCACCTACCAGTTGACCACGACCCCCACGGCACCCATCGTGATCTGGAAGTACAAGTCTTTCTGCCGGGATCGCATCGCTGACGCCTTCTCTCCAGCCAGTGTTGACAACCAGCTCAATGCCCAGCTGGCAGCTGGTAACCCGGGCTACAACCCCTATGTGGAGTGTCAGGATAGCGTGCGCACCGTTAGGGTTGTAGCCACTAAGCAAGGCAATGCTGTGACCCTGGGAGACTACTACCAGGGCCGGAGGATCACCATAACAGGAA ATGCTGACCTGACCTTTGACCAGACGGCTTGGGGGGACAGTGGTGTGTATTACTGCTCTGTAGTCTCCGCTCAGGACCTCCAGGGGAACAACGAGGCCTATGCAGAGCTCATTGTCCTTG GCAGGACCTCAGGGGTGGCTGAGCTCTTACCTGGTTTTCAGGCGGGGCCCATGGAAG ACTGGCTGTTTGTGGTAGTTGTCTGCCTAGCTGTCTTCCTTGTCTTCCTCCTCCTGGGCATCTGCTGGTGTCAGTGCTGCCCGCACACCTGCTGCTGTTACGTCAGGTGCCCCTGCTGCCCGGACAGGTGCTGCTGCCCAGAGGCTT TGTATGCTGCTGGCAAAGCAGCCACCTCAGGAGTCCCGAGCATCTATGCCCCCAGCACCTATGCTTTCCCTGCCAAGACCCTACCTTCAGCAACCATGATTCCCATGGCCCCTGTCTATAATGGGTATTCTGGAGACTTCGACAGGAATAGTTCAG GTGGCTATAGCTCCCAGGTACCCCTGCTTCGTGATGCAGAGAGCAGTGTGACCTCTG TTCGTAGTGGCTACAGGATTCAAGCCAGCCAGCAGGATGACTCCATGCGGGTCTTGTACTATATGGAGAAAGAACTGGCCAACTTTGACCCTTCTCGACCTGCCCCCCCCAACAGCCGTGTAGAGAGGG CCATGAGTGAAGTCACCTCCCTCCATGAAGATGACTGGAGATCTCGGCCTGCCCGGGGCCCTGCCCTCACCCCAATCCAGGATGAGGAATGGGGTCGTCACTCCCCTCAGAGTCCCAGGAGGTGGGAGCAAGAACCCCTCACAGAGCGGCCCAAGAGTGGCTGGGGCGCCGGGCGGCCCCGGGCCCGCTCTGTGGATGCTCTGGATGACCTCACACGGCCAGGCTCTATTGAATCTGGGAAGCGGTCTCCTCCAAGTAATGGGAGGAGAGGCCGAGCTTACGCATCTCCCCGAAGCCGTAGCCGTGATGACCTCTACGATCAAGACCACAGGGGATTTCCAAACTCCCAAGAACCCCACTTTGATGACTTCAAGTCTAGAGACCGACCTCATGCTGACCCGAGGTCCCGCTACCACCGCTCCCGGGACCCTCGGAATGATGGCTCTAAGTCCGGGGACCCCCACTATGATGGGCGGCTTCTGGAAGAGGCCTTAAGGAAAAAGGGGCCAGTAGAGAGGAGGCCTTATAGGGAAGAAGAGGAGGCCTACTACCCTCCAGCGCCTCCTCCTTACTCTGAGACCGACTCCCAGGCCTCACGGGAGCGGAGGCTTAAGAAG aaCTTGGCCCTGAGTCGGGAAAGTTTAGTCGTCTGA
- the LSR gene encoding lipolysis-stimulated lipoprotein receptor isoform X1 codes for MHPFQPWCAPRPLPSGYPAGDARTQLSQTAAMAPVVHPLAWVLGFYPGTPGWGAIVFMWLFLGTLCTAPASAIQVTVSDPYHVVILFQPVTLPCTYQLTTTPTAPIVIWKYKSFCRDRIADAFSPASVDNQLNAQLAAGNPGYNPYVECQDSVRTVRVVATKQGNAVTLGDYYQGRRITITGNADLTFDQTAWGDSGVYYCSVVSAQDLQGNNEAYAELIVLGRTSGVAELLPGFQAGPMEDWLFVVVVCLAVFLVFLLLGICWCQCCPHTCCCYVRCPCCPDRCCCPEALYAAGKAATSGVPSIYAPSTYAFPAKTLPSATMIPMAPVYNGYSGDFDRNSSGGYSSQVPLLRDAESSVTSEVRSGYRIQASQQDDSMRVLYYMEKELANFDPSRPAPPNSRVERAMSEVTSLHEDDWRSRPARGPALTPIQDEEWGRHSPQSPRRWEQEPLTERPKSGWGAGRPRARSVDALDDLTRPGSIESGKRSPPSNGRRGRAYASPRSRSRDDLYDQDHRGFPNSQEPHFDDFKSRDRPHADPRSRYHRSRDPRNDGSKSGDPHYDGRLLEEALRKKGPVERRPYREEEEAYYPPAPPPYSETDSQASRERRLKKNLALSRESLVV; via the exons ATGCACCCCTTCCAGCCTTGGTGCGCACCGCGCCCCCTACCCTCCGGGTACCCAGCAGGGGACGCGCGGACCCAACTATCCCAGACCGCCGCGATGGCGCCAGTGGTCCACCCGCTGGCGTGGGTTCTGGGCTTTTATCCGGGCACCCCGGGTTGGGGCGCGATCGTCTTCATGTGGCTATTTCTTGGCACTCTGTGCACAG CCCCTGCCAGTGCCATCCAGGTGACTGTGTCAGACCCCTATCATGTGGTGATACTCTTCCAGCCTGTGACCCTGCCCTGCACCTACCAGTTGACCACGACCCCCACGGCACCCATCGTGATCTGGAAGTACAAGTCTTTCTGCCGGGATCGCATCGCTGACGCCTTCTCTCCAGCCAGTGTTGACAACCAGCTCAATGCCCAGCTGGCAGCTGGTAACCCGGGCTACAACCCCTATGTGGAGTGTCAGGATAGCGTGCGCACCGTTAGGGTTGTAGCCACTAAGCAAGGCAATGCTGTGACCCTGGGAGACTACTACCAGGGCCGGAGGATCACCATAACAGGAA ATGCTGACCTGACCTTTGACCAGACGGCTTGGGGGGACAGTGGTGTGTATTACTGCTCTGTAGTCTCCGCTCAGGACCTCCAGGGGAACAACGAGGCCTATGCAGAGCTCATTGTCCTTG GCAGGACCTCAGGGGTGGCTGAGCTCTTACCTGGTTTTCAGGCGGGGCCCATGGAAG ACTGGCTGTTTGTGGTAGTTGTCTGCCTAGCTGTCTTCCTTGTCTTCCTCCTCCTGGGCATCTGCTGGTGTCAGTGCTGCCCGCACACCTGCTGCTGTTACGTCAGGTGCCCCTGCTGCCCGGACAGGTGCTGCTGCCCAGAGGCTT TGTATGCTGCTGGCAAAGCAGCCACCTCAGGAGTCCCGAGCATCTATGCCCCCAGCACCTATGCTTTCCCTGCCAAGACCCTACCTTCAGCAACCATGATTCCCATGGCCCCTGTCTATAATGGGTATTCTGGAGACTTCGACAGGAATAGTTCAG GTGGCTATAGCTCCCAGGTACCCCTGCTTCGTGATGCAGAGAGCAGTGTGACCTCTG AAGTTCGTAGTGGCTACAGGATTCAAGCCAGCCAGCAGGATGACTCCATGCGGGTCTTGTACTATATGGAGAAAGAACTGGCCAACTTTGACCCTTCTCGACCTGCCCCCCCCAACAGCCGTGTAGAGAGGG CCATGAGTGAAGTCACCTCCCTCCATGAAGATGACTGGAGATCTCGGCCTGCCCGGGGCCCTGCCCTCACCCCAATCCAGGATGAGGAATGGGGTCGTCACTCCCCTCAGAGTCCCAGGAGGTGGGAGCAAGAACCCCTCACAGAGCGGCCCAAGAGTGGCTGGGGCGCCGGGCGGCCCCGGGCCCGCTCTGTGGATGCTCTGGATGACCTCACACGGCCAGGCTCTATTGAATCTGGGAAGCGGTCTCCTCCAAGTAATGGGAGGAGAGGCCGAGCTTACGCATCTCCCCGAAGCCGTAGCCGTGATGACCTCTACGATCAAGACCACAGGGGATTTCCAAACTCCCAAGAACCCCACTTTGATGACTTCAAGTCTAGAGACCGACCTCATGCTGACCCGAGGTCCCGCTACCACCGCTCCCGGGACCCTCGGAATGATGGCTCTAAGTCCGGGGACCCCCACTATGATGGGCGGCTTCTGGAAGAGGCCTTAAGGAAAAAGGGGCCAGTAGAGAGGAGGCCTTATAGGGAAGAAGAGGAGGCCTACTACCCTCCAGCGCCTCCTCCTTACTCTGAGACCGACTCCCAGGCCTCACGGGAGCGGAGGCTTAAGAAG aaCTTGGCCCTGAGTCGGGAAAGTTTAGTCGTCTGA
- the LSR gene encoding lipolysis-stimulated lipoprotein receptor isoform X6, whose product MHPFQPWCAPRPLPSGYPAGDARTQLSQTAAMAPVVHPLAWVLGFYPGTPGWGAIVFMWLFLGTLCTAPASAIQVTVSDPYHVVILFQPVTLPCTYQLTTTPTAPIVIWKYKSFCRDRIADAFSPASVDNQLNAQLAAGNPGYNPYVECQDSVRTVRVVATKQGNAVTLGDYYQGRRITITGNADLTFDQTAWGDSGVYYCSVVSAQDLQGNNEAYAELIVLVYAAGKAATSGVPSIYAPSTYAFPAKTLPSATMIPMAPVYNGYSGDFDRNSSGGYSSQVPLLRDAESSVTSVRSGYRIQASQQDDSMRVLYYMEKELANFDPSRPAPPNSRVERAMSEVTSLHEDDWRSRPARGPALTPIQDEEWGRHSPQSPRRWEQEPLTERPKSGWGAGRPRARSVDALDDLTRPGSIESGKRSPPSNGRRGRAYASPRSRSRDDLYDQDHRGFPNSQEPHFDDFKSRDRPHADPRSRYHRSRDPRNDGSKSGDPHYDGRLLEEALRKKGPVERRPYREEEEAYYPPAPPPYSETDSQASRERRLKKNLALSRESLVV is encoded by the exons ATGCACCCCTTCCAGCCTTGGTGCGCACCGCGCCCCCTACCCTCCGGGTACCCAGCAGGGGACGCGCGGACCCAACTATCCCAGACCGCCGCGATGGCGCCAGTGGTCCACCCGCTGGCGTGGGTTCTGGGCTTTTATCCGGGCACCCCGGGTTGGGGCGCGATCGTCTTCATGTGGCTATTTCTTGGCACTCTGTGCACAG CCCCTGCCAGTGCCATCCAGGTGACTGTGTCAGACCCCTATCATGTGGTGATACTCTTCCAGCCTGTGACCCTGCCCTGCACCTACCAGTTGACCACGACCCCCACGGCACCCATCGTGATCTGGAAGTACAAGTCTTTCTGCCGGGATCGCATCGCTGACGCCTTCTCTCCAGCCAGTGTTGACAACCAGCTCAATGCCCAGCTGGCAGCTGGTAACCCGGGCTACAACCCCTATGTGGAGTGTCAGGATAGCGTGCGCACCGTTAGGGTTGTAGCCACTAAGCAAGGCAATGCTGTGACCCTGGGAGACTACTACCAGGGCCGGAGGATCACCATAACAGGAA ATGCTGACCTGACCTTTGACCAGACGGCTTGGGGGGACAGTGGTGTGTATTACTGCTCTGTAGTCTCCGCTCAGGACCTCCAGGGGAACAACGAGGCCTATGCAGAGCTCATTGTCCTTG TGTATGCTGCTGGCAAAGCAGCCACCTCAGGAGTCCCGAGCATCTATGCCCCCAGCACCTATGCTTTCCCTGCCAAGACCCTACCTTCAGCAACCATGATTCCCATGGCCCCTGTCTATAATGGGTATTCTGGAGACTTCGACAGGAATAGTTCAG GTGGCTATAGCTCCCAGGTACCCCTGCTTCGTGATGCAGAGAGCAGTGTGACCTCTG TTCGTAGTGGCTACAGGATTCAAGCCAGCCAGCAGGATGACTCCATGCGGGTCTTGTACTATATGGAGAAAGAACTGGCCAACTTTGACCCTTCTCGACCTGCCCCCCCCAACAGCCGTGTAGAGAGGG CCATGAGTGAAGTCACCTCCCTCCATGAAGATGACTGGAGATCTCGGCCTGCCCGGGGCCCTGCCCTCACCCCAATCCAGGATGAGGAATGGGGTCGTCACTCCCCTCAGAGTCCCAGGAGGTGGGAGCAAGAACCCCTCACAGAGCGGCCCAAGAGTGGCTGGGGCGCCGGGCGGCCCCGGGCCCGCTCTGTGGATGCTCTGGATGACCTCACACGGCCAGGCTCTATTGAATCTGGGAAGCGGTCTCCTCCAAGTAATGGGAGGAGAGGCCGAGCTTACGCATCTCCCCGAAGCCGTAGCCGTGATGACCTCTACGATCAAGACCACAGGGGATTTCCAAACTCCCAAGAACCCCACTTTGATGACTTCAAGTCTAGAGACCGACCTCATGCTGACCCGAGGTCCCGCTACCACCGCTCCCGGGACCCTCGGAATGATGGCTCTAAGTCCGGGGACCCCCACTATGATGGGCGGCTTCTGGAAGAGGCCTTAAGGAAAAAGGGGCCAGTAGAGAGGAGGCCTTATAGGGAAGAAGAGGAGGCCTACTACCCTCCAGCGCCTCCTCCTTACTCTGAGACCGACTCCCAGGCCTCACGGGAGCGGAGGCTTAAGAAG aaCTTGGCCCTGAGTCGGGAAAGTTTAGTCGTCTGA